Below is a window of Aeromonas veronii DNA.
AACCCTCACATCCGTGGGACACTAACACCTGAAGCTAGCGCGTCTACCAATTCCGCCACCTTCGCACACTGATTTTCTCCAGCTGGTTTTTAAATGCGGTTGGCGCGCATTGCTCTGTGTTTACATGTCAGAATCATGGTGCGAAGAGAGGGACTCGAACCCTCACACCCGGGGGGCACTAACACCTGAAGCTAGCGCGTCTACCAATTCCGCCACCTTCGCACATTCGGGTTTCCAGTCTGGATTTACATGCTGTCTGGATAAAGCATGGTGCGAAGAGAGGGACTCGAACCCTCACATCCGTGGGACACTAACACCTGAAGCTAGCGCGTCTACCAATTCCGCCACCTTCGCACATTGTGTTACCAGTTTTGATTTACATGCTGTCTGGAGAAGCATGGTGCGAAGAGAGGGACTCGAACCCTCACACCCGGGGGGCACTAACACCTGAAGCTAGCGCGTCTACCAATTCCGCCACCTTCGCACATTCGGGTTTTCTAGTTGGATTTACATGCTGCTGAATCAGCATGGCAGTATTGGTGCGAAGAGAGGGACTCGAACCCTCACATCCGTGGGACACTAACACCTGAAGCTAGCGCGTCTACCAATTCCGCCACCTTCGCATCACTGCGGAGGGGGATTCTATAGAGTTTTGGGGGAGCGTCAACAGCCAAAGGGGACTTTTTTCGCTGTTGACGCTCAAAGTGAAGCCAAGGGTACAAAACTTCAGCAATTAGCCGACGTTTAGTGCTCAGTAACGGCCCAATGCGCTCTGATACATCAGCTCATACTGGGCGACCGAATCAGGCCAGTTGAAGCGGGTGCTCATGGCATTGTGCTGCACCTTGGCAAAACGCCCCTTGTCCTGCAGGAAATAGAGCAGGCTGCGGCGCATGGTATCGAGCAGGATGGCGGCAGTCGGATCGTTGAAGCAGAAGCCGGTGGCATGCTCGGGATCGGCATCCCAATCCACCACGGTATCTTTCAGACCCCCCACGGCCCGCACCAGTGGCAGGGTGCCATAGGCAAGGCTGTACATCTGGTTGAGGCCGCAAGGCTCAAACAGCGAGGGCATCAGGAAGAAGTCGGCACCGGCTTCGACCAGATGAGCCAGCCGATCGTCATAGGTGTTGATGAAGGCGAGCTTGTCCGGATAATCCCGGGCCATGGTTTGCAGTTGCGTGGCGAGCGCAGGATCGCCAGAGCCGACGATCACCACTTGTACTTGATGGTGGAGGAATTTCTCCAGCGCCGGGAGCAGCAGGGGAACGCCCTTCTGCTCGGTCAGGCGGCAAACCATGCCGTAGATGGGCAGATCCGCCACGGCCAGCCCCGCTTCCTGCTGCAGGCTCTGCTTGCAGATCTGTTTGCCAGCCATGTTGTCGATGCTGTAGGTCGCAGGCAGGAATTCGTCGAACTCCGGATCCCAGTCCTTGTAGTCGCAACCATTGAGGATGCCGCAAAGGTCAGCAGCCCGTTGCTGGAAGATATGCGCCATGCCGTGGGCGCCGAGGTGAGTCAGCAGCTCCTGGGCATAGTTGGGGCTGACCGCATTGATCTTGTCGGCGTAGAGCACCCCGCATTTGAGCAGATTGACGTGGCCGTAGTCGTAGTTGATACGGCGTTCGTAGTCGGCGATCTCGGGCATGGCCCAGAACTGTTCGCGGCCAAACACCCCCTGAAACGCCGCGTTGTGAATACTGATCACGCTGCGGGTCTGCTGGAAGAAGGGGTTGTGGGCGTGGCGGGTTTTCAGCAGCAGCGGCAGCAGGCCGGTGTGCCAGTCATTGCAGTGGGCGATATCCGGGGCAAAGCCGAGCTGCTCACAGGCATGGAGGGCGGCGGCCGAGAAGAAGGCAAAGCGCTCGCCATTATCCGGATAGGCCTGATTGTTCTCGGCGTAGAGCTGGGGACGATCGAAATATTGCGGGCAGTCGAGCAGATAGACGCAGACGCCATCCAGCTCCATCTGGTAGATGCGATAACCGATATCCGGCAGCCCGGGGTGGGTTGGCAACCAGCGTGACGCCACCAGTCTGGCCTCATCCCGTCGCTTTATCGTCTTGTAGAAGGGCAGCATGATCCTGACATCATGCCCCTTCTGGGCCAGGTACATCGGCAGGGCTCTGGCGACATCGGCCAGGCCCCCGGTCTTGACCAGCCCCTCAACTTCTGAGGCAACAAACAGGATTTTCAGTGGGTTAATAGCCAACTCTTGCTCCCTTAGGTACCACCACGACACCGCCTTCGGATACGGTAAATCGCTCTCTATCGTGGTCCAGATTTTCACCGATAACGGTGCCGGGCGCAATTTCAACATTTTTATCTATAATCGCGCGCCGGATGGAGCAGCCTTCACCAATCTTTACATCCCCCAGCAGCACAGATTCACTGATATGGCTGCACGCGCCGATATTGCAGCGGAAACCGAGGATGGATCGCTGGATCTGGCTGCCCTGAATGAAGCAACCGGCAGAGATCAGCGAGTTGGCGATCTTCACCTTGCACTCATCGCTGTCGATGAAGGTGGCGGGCGGCAGCGCCGGATAGTGGGTGTGCAGCGGCCACTTGCGGTTATAGAGGGAGAAGGGGGGATTGTCGGCCACCAGGTCCATGTGCGCTTGCCAATAAGAGTCGAGGGTGCCCACATCCCGCCAGTAGACGTGCGGTTTCTCGCCCGGGATAACGTTGGTGCTGTAGTCGTAGACATAGACGGGCGCGCGCGGGTAGAGGCTCGGGATCACATCCTTGCCAAAATCGTGGCTGGAGTTCTCCTCGGTGGCATCCCGCTTCAGCTCGCGGCAGAGGGCATCGGTCTCGAAGATGTAGTTGCCCATGGAGACCAGTGCCTGGGTCGGATCGCCGGGGATGTGCTTGGGCTGCTTAGGCTTTTCCTGAAAGCCGATCATCCGCCCTTCGGTATCCACCTCGATCACCCCGAAGGCGCTCGCTTCTTCGATGGGCATGCGCAGGGCCGCGACCGTCATGGCGGCATTTTTTTGCTTGTGGAAGCTAACCATCTGGCTCACATCCATCTTGTAGATGTGGTCAGAGCCGAAGATGCAGACGTGATCCGGTTCGGACCGCTCGATAAAGCCGAGGTTCTGGTAGATAGCATCAGCAGTGCCGTCATACCAGCGTTTGCCCATCCGCATCTGGGCCGGGATGGGGTCGATAAAGCGGTCGGTGATGCCGACAATGTTCCAGCCCTTTTTCATGTGCAGATAGAGCGACTGTGATTTGAACTGGGTCAGGACATAGATGCGCAGAAAGTCTGCGTTGACGAAGTTGTTGAGGACAAAGTCGATCAGCCGGTAGCTGCCACCGAAGGGGACGGAAGGCTTGCTGCGGGTGGTAGTCAGAGGCTGCAGGCGAGTACCTTCGCCACCAGCCAGGATCATGGTCAAAATGCCTGCCATCGTATTTCTCTCCCTGAATAAACAACGTGAAAAGGTTTTCAATATTCGGAATAAAAACACCCCTAAAGGGGCGGTTTTATCGTGCTCTTAGTACCTTATCAGATGCCGGATGGCGCTCTCTAGCGGTTTTATTGTGCTGCTTATACTTATTTACACTTTGCTCAGATAGACCTTGAATGTGGCATTACCGCTGATCACGTCAGTCCGTTTGAAGTGTGTCTCCAGTATAGGCTGGTAGCGCAAGAAGGCGTTGGCAACAATGGTCAGCGAGCCATTTGGCAGCAAAAATTCCGGCGCCTTGGCCAGGAACTGCTCGGTTGCCGCATAGAAGGTCTTGAGACCCGCATGGAATGGCGGGTTGGAGACGATGTGCTGGAAACGGGTGGCGACATCCGAATAAACATCAGAAGCGGTGACCTTGCCCTGCAGACCGTTGATCGCCAGGGTGCGGCGGCTCGATTCGAGCGCCAGCGCGCTGATATCCACCATGTTGACCCGCAGATCCGGATTGCGCTTGGCCAGCACAGACCCAATCACCCCGGCGCCGCAGCCGAAATCGAGCAGCTCGCCCGTCATCGGCGGCACTGCGGCCAGCAGCATCTGGGTACCGAGATCCAGCTCGGCGGCGCTGAAGACGCCGGGCAGTGCCAGCACGGTCAGTTCGGTATCACCGGCCTTGCATTGGTAGCGACCAAACCAGCTATCCAGCTCGAACGGTTCAACCGGCTTACTCAGCTCGCCGTGATAGAGGGAGCAGCGGCGCGCCGAGTCACGTTTGACCGGCTTTTCGCCATAGGGGGCCAGCAGCTTGTCGGCACTATTGATACCGCCGCGGTTTTCACCGGCGAGGAACAGCTCGGCGCCCGCTTCCAGCAGCGGGGCCATCATCGCCAGCAGGTATTGCGCCTCGGCCTTGGCTTTGGGCATCAGCAGCAACAGGGCATCGAAGCGGGGGGCGCCACCGAGCTGGTGGTCGAACAGGATGGCCTCGCCGAGGGCCGCCAGCTGGCTGCGGTAGTAGCAGTAATCGGTGGTAAAGACGGTCAGGGTCTGGGCCAGGGTCGCCAGCTGGCAGGGGTAGTCATCCTCCAGCGCGCCGCAGACAAGTAGCCGCTTGCCGACAAAGAGGGCTTGATTTCGTTCCAGCATCTGGCTGACGGC
It encodes the following:
- the glgC gene encoding glucose-1-phosphate adenylyltransferase; translation: MAGILTMILAGGEGTRLQPLTTTRSKPSVPFGGSYRLIDFVLNNFVNADFLRIYVLTQFKSQSLYLHMKKGWNIVGITDRFIDPIPAQMRMGKRWYDGTADAIYQNLGFIERSEPDHVCIFGSDHIYKMDVSQMVSFHKQKNAAMTVAALRMPIEEASAFGVIEVDTEGRMIGFQEKPKQPKHIPGDPTQALVSMGNYIFETDALCRELKRDATEENSSHDFGKDVIPSLYPRAPVYVYDYSTNVIPGEKPHVYWRDVGTLDSYWQAHMDLVADNPPFSLYNRKWPLHTHYPALPPATFIDSDECKVKIANSLISAGCFIQGSQIQRSILGFRCNIGACSHISESVLLGDVKIGEGCSIRRAIIDKNVEIAPGTVIGENLDHDRERFTVSEGGVVVVPKGARVGY
- the glgA gene encoding glycogen synthase GlgA, giving the protein MAINPLKILFVASEVEGLVKTGGLADVARALPMYLAQKGHDVRIMLPFYKTIKRRDEARLVASRWLPTHPGLPDIGYRIYQMELDGVCVYLLDCPQYFDRPQLYAENNQAYPDNGERFAFFSAAALHACEQLGFAPDIAHCNDWHTGLLPLLLKTRHAHNPFFQQTRSVISIHNAAFQGVFGREQFWAMPEIADYERRINYDYGHVNLLKCGVLYADKINAVSPNYAQELLTHLGAHGMAHIFQQRAADLCGILNGCDYKDWDPEFDEFLPATYSIDNMAGKQICKQSLQQEAGLAVADLPIYGMVCRLTEQKGVPLLLPALEKFLHHQVQVVIVGSGDPALATQLQTMARDYPDKLAFINTYDDRLAHLVEAGADFFLMPSLFEPCGLNQMYSLAYGTLPLVRAVGGLKDTVVDWDADPEHATGFCFNDPTAAILLDTMRRSLLYFLQDKGRFAKVQHNAMSTRFNWPDSVAQYELMYQSALGRY
- the rsmC gene encoding 16S rRNA (guanine(1207)-N(2))-methyltransferase RsmC encodes the protein MSSPISAVSQMLERNQALFVGKRLLVCGALEDDYPCQLATLAQTLTVFTTDYCYYRSQLAALGEAILFDHQLGGAPRFDALLLLMPKAKAEAQYLLAMMAPLLEAGAELFLAGENRGGINSADKLLAPYGEKPVKRDSARRCSLYHGELSKPVEPFELDSWFGRYQCKAGDTELTVLALPGVFSAAELDLGTQMLLAAVPPMTGELLDFGCGAGVIGSVLAKRNPDLRVNMVDISALALESSRRTLAINGLQGKVTASDVYSDVATRFQHIVSNPPFHAGLKTFYAATEQFLAKAPEFLLPNGSLTIVANAFLRYQPILETHFKRTDVISGNATFKVYLSKV